The proteins below come from a single Ruegeria sp. SCSIO 43209 genomic window:
- a CDS encoding GNAT family N-acetyltransferase → MNPDWAAVVDGTWPAAGYQTQGPFRLRQGQGGGSRVSAANRTGDVTSADIDAAESAMQAMGQKRIFCLRPGDEALDAMLAQRGYDILDPVNIYSCPAQQLTDIPIPRVTVFNIWEPLAIMREIWTQGGIGPERIAIMYRAPGPKTGLLLRHSDQPAGTGFVAIHEGIAMVHALEILPDHRRKGLGQWAMRAAAFWALDNGAQTLSVICTKANAGANGLYHSLGMKIVGEYHYRQRV, encoded by the coding sequence TTGAATCCCGATTGGGCCGCCGTTGTCGATGGCACATGGCCTGCCGCCGGCTATCAAACGCAAGGCCCATTTCGACTGCGGCAAGGACAGGGCGGAGGTTCACGCGTTTCTGCCGCCAATCGCACCGGGGACGTCACCAGCGCCGATATCGATGCGGCCGAAAGCGCCATGCAGGCGATGGGTCAAAAACGCATCTTCTGCCTGCGGCCCGGAGATGAGGCGCTGGATGCAATGCTTGCGCAACGCGGCTACGACATCCTTGATCCGGTTAATATCTATTCCTGCCCGGCGCAGCAGTTGACCGATATCCCGATCCCGCGCGTGACTGTTTTCAACATCTGGGAACCGCTGGCCATCATGCGTGAGATCTGGACGCAGGGCGGTATCGGCCCCGAACGGATTGCGATCATGTACCGGGCACCGGGCCCAAAGACCGGCCTTTTGTTGCGCCACAGCGATCAGCCCGCAGGAACCGGCTTCGTGGCGATCCATGAAGGTATCGCGATGGTTCACGCGCTAGAAATCCTACCGGATCACCGCCGCAAGGGGTTGGGCCAGTGGGCCATGCGCGCCGCGGCCTTTTGGGCGCTGGACAATGGCGCGCAGACGCTTAGCGTGATCTGTACCAAGGCGAACGCGGGGGCCAATGGCCTCTACCACTCGCTTGGGATGAAGATCGTCGGAGAATACCACTATCGCCAGCGCGTCTGA
- a CDS encoding glycine zipper 2TM domain-containing protein produces MRLKFLTLFLGTAGALAACGPAPTPQQQAARQHEIACLSGTIGGALIGGVIGNQFGGGSGKTILTAAGAAAGGVSGERYAC; encoded by the coding sequence ATGCGACTGAAATTTCTTACATTGTTTCTTGGCACCGCCGGGGCCCTGGCGGCGTGCGGACCTGCACCCACACCCCAACAACAGGCTGCGCGACAGCACGAGATCGCCTGCCTGAGTGGTACCATAGGCGGCGCCCTGATCGGTGGAGTGATCGGCAATCAATTTGGCGGTGGTTCAGGCAAGACCATCCTGACGGCGGCGGGCGCCGCTGCGGGTGGCGTGTCTGGCGAACGTTACGCGTGCTGA
- a CDS encoding HAD family phosphatase has product MHDLVIFDCDGVLVDSEVLSNQVMVDNLAGHGLHLSLAECMSLFVGGTMTGVRDKARELGADLPDDWTDQIYAEIYETLKAGTPLVAGIRELLAQLDASDIPYCVASNGRPEKMKITLGQNGLWERFQDVMFSAQVLGTGKPDPTLFLTAAQHFGATVPVVIEDSENGVTAAIRANMRCLGYAAHDDGARLEELGAEVFSDMLHAPKLLGL; this is encoded by the coding sequence ATGCACGATTTGGTTATCTTTGATTGCGACGGCGTTCTGGTCGATAGCGAGGTTTTGTCCAATCAGGTCATGGTCGACAATCTCGCTGGCCATGGTCTGCACTTGTCCTTAGCCGAATGCATGTCCCTGTTTGTCGGCGGCACCATGACCGGTGTGCGCGACAAGGCGCGCGAGCTGGGGGCTGATCTGCCGGATGACTGGACTGATCAAATCTATGCGGAAATCTACGAGACGCTGAAAGCAGGCACGCCTCTGGTCGCGGGTATCCGTGAATTGCTGGCGCAACTGGATGCAAGTGACATTCCCTACTGTGTCGCCTCAAATGGGCGGCCTGAGAAAATGAAGATCACTTTGGGCCAGAATGGTCTTTGGGAGCGTTTTCAAGATGTGATGTTTTCGGCGCAGGTGCTTGGAACGGGCAAGCCCGACCCGACCCTGTTCCTGACCGCTGCACAGCATTTCGGCGCAACGGTGCCGGTTGTGATCGAAGACAGCGAAAACGGTGTCACCGCAGCAATCCGCGCCAATATGCGCTGCCTGGGCTACGCGGCCCATGATGATGGTGCGCGATTGGAAGAACTAGGGGCCGAAGTGTTCTCCGACATGTTACATGCGCCCAAGCTTTTGGGACTTTGA
- the rsmD gene encoding 16S rRNA (guanine(966)-N(2))-methyltransferase RsmD, giving the protein MRIIAGDFRGRALTSVGKGDAGAHLRPTTDRVRESLFNVLNHQIDFDGLQVLDLFAGTGALGLEALSRGASHVTFVDDGRVAQSLIRKNIALTGSASQTTLIRRDAIRLGENPGAVCDLVFLDPPYGKALGQRALAAATQGGWLSDDALIVWEESTPMTAPEGFTLHDARKYGDTHISLMWRTGG; this is encoded by the coding sequence GTGAGGATCATCGCCGGAGACTTCCGGGGCCGGGCTCTGACTTCGGTTGGCAAAGGCGATGCCGGTGCGCATCTTCGCCCGACCACTGACCGGGTAAGGGAAAGCCTGTTCAACGTTTTAAATCATCAGATCGACTTCGACGGCTTGCAGGTTCTCGACCTGTTTGCGGGCACCGGTGCATTGGGACTTGAAGCGCTGTCTCGCGGCGCGTCCCACGTCACGTTTGTCGATGATGGGAGGGTCGCGCAGAGTCTGATCCGCAAGAATATCGCCCTAACTGGCAGTGCCAGCCAGACCACTTTGATCCGGCGGGATGCGATCCGTTTGGGCGAAAACCCGGGCGCTGTTTGTGATCTGGTTTTTCTGGATCCGCCTTACGGAAAAGCTCTGGGTCAAAGGGCACTGGCCGCCGCCACCCAAGGTGGTTGGCTGTCTGATGACGCTCTGATCGTCTGGGAAGAAAGCACCCCAATGACTGCGCCCGAGGGCTTCACGCTGCACGACGCGCGGAAATATGGCGACACGCATATCTCGCTGATGTGGCGCACAGGGGGCTGA
- a CDS encoding peroxidase-related enzyme (This protein belongs to a clade of uncharacterized proteins related to peroxidases such as the alkylhydroperoxidase AhpD.), which yields MPTALDLPMVDPLPSETQKYFDICVEKLGMVPNVLRAYAFDIDKLNAFTSMYNDLMLADSGLTKLEREMIAVVVSSINKCFYCLVAHGAAVRQLSGDPQLGEVLVMNYRVAKLDARQRAMLDFAAKMTTASTTIEEPDRQLLRDVGFSDRDIWDIANVTGFFNMTNRVASATAMVPNPEYHAQFR from the coding sequence ATGCCCACTGCCCTGGATCTGCCAATGGTGGACCCACTACCGTCAGAGACGCAGAAATACTTTGATATCTGTGTCGAGAAACTGGGAATGGTGCCGAATGTCCTGCGCGCCTATGCCTTCGATATCGACAAGCTGAATGCCTTCACTTCGATGTATAATGATCTGATGCTGGCCGATAGCGGGCTGACCAAGCTGGAACGCGAGATGATTGCGGTCGTGGTGTCTTCGATCAACAAATGCTTCTACTGCCTCGTGGCTCATGGCGCAGCGGTGCGGCAGCTTTCGGGCGATCCGCAGCTGGGTGAGGTGCTGGTCATGAACTACCGCGTCGCCAAATTGGACGCGCGCCAACGTGCAATGCTGGATTTCGCAGCCAAGATGACCACCGCCAGCACCACAATCGAAGAGCCCGATCGCCAGCTTTTACGTGATGTCGGGTTTTCGGATCGCGATATCTGGGACATTGCCAATGTCACCGGTTTCTTCAATATGACCAACCGCGTGGCCAGTGCCACTGCCATGGTCCCGAACCCAGAGTATCACGCGCAGTTCCGATGA
- a CDS encoding LysR family transcriptional regulator, whose translation MDRLTEMEAFSNVVDQGGFTDAAKKMGISKSAVSKHVSSLEARLGARLLNRTTRRVSPTEIGLAYYDRARRVLNDAGEADALVTSMQSAPSGLLRISVATDFGVNHLSPVLSDFLSAYPDITVNMVLNNRYVELISEGFDVAVRIGELEDSTLRARKLTETVKRMVASPRYIEQFGRPQKIDDLNEHKLLHYSSQSSGSVWKLTAPSGEKRQVRTAGWLSVNDGQSLLNAAISGLGIAHLPSYLYAEALKSGEVVDAMPSLPDEVQGVYAVYPPGRFTQPKVRAFIDFLVESFAEKGPMDW comes from the coding sequence ATGGATCGACTAACTGAAATGGAGGCCTTTTCCAACGTGGTGGACCAGGGTGGTTTCACCGACGCGGCCAAGAAAATGGGCATCTCCAAATCAGCCGTGTCTAAACACGTCTCGAGCCTCGAGGCGCGGTTGGGGGCAAGGCTATTGAACCGGACAACGCGCCGGGTTTCGCCAACCGAGATCGGGTTGGCCTATTATGATCGCGCCCGTCGCGTGCTGAACGACGCAGGCGAAGCGGATGCGCTGGTGACTTCGATGCAATCTGCGCCTTCTGGTCTGCTGCGGATCTCTGTGGCAACAGATTTTGGCGTCAATCACCTGTCACCGGTCCTGTCGGACTTCCTGTCGGCCTATCCGGACATCACCGTGAACATGGTTCTGAACAACCGCTATGTTGAGCTGATTTCCGAAGGCTTTGACGTGGCCGTGCGCATTGGCGAGCTGGAAGACAGCACGCTGCGCGCCCGTAAGCTGACCGAAACAGTGAAACGCATGGTCGCGTCGCCGAGATATATCGAGCAGTTCGGACGCCCGCAGAAGATCGACGATCTGAACGAACACAAACTGCTGCATTACTCCAGCCAATCCTCGGGCAGCGTGTGGAAGCTGACGGCGCCTTCGGGCGAGAAGCGTCAGGTCCGCACTGCTGGCTGGCTGAGCGTGAATGACGGGCAGTCGCTGCTGAACGCCGCGATCTCGGGGCTTGGGATCGCGCATCTGCCCAGCTATCTATATGCCGAAGCACTGAAATCGGGCGAGGTGGTAGACGCCATGCCATCGCTACCGGATGAGGTTCAGGGCGTCTATGCAGTGTACCCGCCGGGCCGGTTTACCCAGCCCAAGGTGCGGGCATTCATTGATTTTCTTGTCGAATCCTTTGCTGAAAAGGGTCCGATGGACTGGTAG
- a CDS encoding EF-hand domain-containing protein — protein MKRVLIITTAFLMAAAANAETVAELHEAELNNIDTNNDGFLSKDEFNAFSDYAFQAMDEDKNGTLGLSEAKPFLDIKQFEAVDRDGDSLISKAEYVSQMQNDFDAADKDGNGLLD, from the coding sequence ATGAAACGAGTATTGATTATCACCACCGCATTCCTGATGGCTGCTGCTGCAAACGCCGAGACTGTCGCAGAACTGCACGAGGCCGAGTTGAATAACATCGACACCAACAATGACGGCTTCCTGTCCAAGGACGAATTCAACGCCTTCTCGGACTATGCATTTCAGGCAATGGACGAAGACAAGAACGGCACTCTGGGCCTGAGCGAAGCAAAACCGTTCTTGGATATCAAACAGTTCGAAGCCGTTGACCGGGATGGCGACAGTCTTATCTCAAAGGCAGAGTATGTCAGCCAGATGCAGAACGATTTTGACGCTGCGGATAAGGATGGCAACGGTCTCTTAGATTAA
- a CDS encoding DUF2189 domain-containing protein, with translation MASKTEDTTPPDNTVPQQSMPEVNRLTAEDITASLKAGFSDFLAHPVMSGFFGLFYAVFGILFVWCLVGLGKIWMIIPAAVGFPLVAPFAAAGLYEMSRRMQKGESFGWSEILSVMAHQRKREMGWMAFVTLFIFWVWTYQIRLWLAIILQKASFSDFEGFMNTIFFTSQGWIFLAVGTCIGAFLSAVLFSVTVVAMPMLLDRETNFVSAMLTSIRVVAESPVVMLSWAAIISVTMLLSLVPAFLGLIFTLPILGHTTWHLYQRAVSPETN, from the coding sequence ATGGCATCCAAAACCGAAGATACCACTCCGCCGGATAACACGGTCCCACAGCAATCCATGCCCGAGGTTAACAGGCTGACGGCCGAGGATATTACCGCATCGCTGAAGGCCGGGTTTTCCGACTTCCTCGCACACCCGGTCATGAGCGGCTTTTTCGGCCTGTTCTACGCGGTTTTCGGCATCCTGTTCGTTTGGTGCCTGGTCGGGCTTGGCAAGATCTGGATGATCATTCCTGCCGCCGTAGGCTTTCCGCTGGTTGCCCCATTTGCGGCCGCCGGGCTTTATGAAATGTCCCGTAGGATGCAGAAAGGGGAAAGCTTCGGCTGGTCCGAAATCCTCAGCGTCATGGCCCATCAACGCAAGCGCGAGATGGGTTGGATGGCCTTTGTCACCCTGTTCATTTTCTGGGTATGGACCTACCAAATCCGCCTTTGGCTGGCGATCATCCTGCAAAAGGCGTCCTTCTCGGATTTCGAAGGGTTCATGAACACCATCTTCTTCACATCGCAAGGCTGGATCTTTCTAGCGGTCGGCACCTGCATCGGCGCGTTTTTGTCTGCGGTCCTGTTCTCGGTGACTGTGGTGGCCATGCCCATGCTTCTGGATCGGGAAACCAACTTTGTTTCCGCCATGCTCACTTCCATTCGCGTGGTCGCTGAAAGCCCGGTGGTAATGCTCAGTTGGGCGGCGATCATCTCGGTCACCATGCTTTTGTCGCTGGTTCCGGCGTTTCTGGGGCTGATTTTCACGCTGCCGATCCTGGGCCACACCACGTGGCACCTGTATCAGCGGGCCGTATCACCAGAGACTAACTGA
- a CDS encoding OmpA family protein, whose protein sequence is MIRFLFLSLLLAVPVQAQELTLPASARQISDRTSALDSYDLPTGVFADGAVPSRTVEGRVERLTWRLQAGSSTTLQILAPLREQLQAQGFEIAFECEARNCGGFDFRFGTEVVPTPDMYVAIHDYRFLSASRSDEVLSLLVSRNPPDGYVQMIRVTPQGTQPAQPLVIEETVEGPAGLLNDLSSTGHVILDDLHFRTGEVALGEGPFASLALLAGYLADNPSTRLALVGHTDDTGALQANIAVSTKRAEAVRARLIEAHGVAADRIEAQGVGYLAPITSNATPEGRDLNRRVEAVLLVN, encoded by the coding sequence ATGATCCGTTTCCTGTTCCTTAGCCTCCTTTTGGCCGTGCCTGTGCAGGCGCAGGAACTGACGTTGCCCGCCAGCGCCCGGCAGATTTCGGATCGCACCAGTGCATTGGACAGCTACGACCTGCCAACCGGCGTGTTTGCCGACGGCGCAGTTCCATCCCGCACTGTCGAAGGGCGTGTCGAGCGGCTAACATGGCGTCTGCAGGCCGGGTCCAGCACGACGCTGCAAATTCTTGCACCGCTTCGGGAACAGCTTCAGGCGCAAGGTTTCGAGATCGCGTTTGAATGCGAGGCACGCAATTGTGGCGGATTCGATTTCCGCTTTGGCACCGAAGTGGTGCCGACGCCTGACATGTATGTGGCGATCCACGATTACCGTTTTCTATCCGCCTCCCGCAGTGACGAAGTGCTGAGCCTGCTGGTCAGCCGCAACCCGCCGGATGGCTATGTGCAGATGATCCGGGTGACCCCGCAAGGTACGCAGCCTGCGCAGCCACTTGTGATCGAGGAAACTGTTGAGGGCCCTGCCGGGTTGCTAAACGATCTCAGCAGTACCGGACATGTCATCCTTGATGACCTGCACTTTCGCACCGGCGAAGTCGCGCTGGGCGAAGGGCCGTTTGCCTCGCTTGCGCTGCTTGCGGGCTATCTGGCCGACAATCCTTCGACCCGTTTGGCGCTGGTAGGGCACACGGATGATACGGGCGCATTGCAGGCCAATATTGCGGTCAGCACCAAACGGGCGGAAGCCGTGCGTGCGCGCCTGATCGAAGCGCACGGTGTTGCCGCCGACCGGATCGAGGCGCAGGGCGTAGGCTATCTTGCGCCCATCACCTCTAACGCTACGCCCGAGGGCCGCGATCTCAATCGACGGGTCGAGGCGGTGTTGCTGGTCAACTAA
- a CDS encoding peroxiredoxin: MIATGDMLPEATLIQMGAEGPVEVRISDKTKGRKVVIFAVPGAFTGTCTTAHVPSFMRTKDQFDAKGVEEIICISVNDPFVMGAWGESTGATAAGLTMLADAASEFTKAIGMDFDAPPVGLIARSKRYAMLVEDGKVVAMNLEENPGVCEVSAGEGLLDSI; encoded by the coding sequence ATGATTGCAACAGGTGACATGCTGCCCGAGGCCACGCTGATCCAGATGGGTGCCGAAGGCCCCGTGGAGGTTCGGATTTCAGACAAGACCAAAGGGCGCAAGGTTGTGATCTTCGCTGTACCCGGTGCGTTCACCGGAACCTGCACAACCGCTCATGTACCAAGCTTCATGCGGACCAAGGACCAGTTCGATGCCAAGGGTGTAGAAGAAATCATCTGTATCTCGGTCAACGACCCTTTCGTGATGGGCGCCTGGGGAGAAAGCACCGGTGCAACAGCGGCCGGGCTGACCATGCTGGCCGATGCAGCGTCCGAGTTTACCAAGGCCATCGGCATGGATTTCGACGCCCCGCCCGTAGGCCTGATTGCACGCTCCAAACGCTATGCAATGCTGGTTGAAGACGGCAAGGTTGTGGCGATGAATCTGGAAGAAAACCCCGGTGTCTGTGAGGTCTCGGCTGGTGAAGGCCTGCTTGATAGTATCTGA
- the map gene encoding type I methionyl aminopeptidase, translating to MKEHRGRLTKDGIRIYEQSDFAGMHAAGALAARILDDIAEHVFVGQTTGAIDGLITQMVEDAGAESATIGYKGYQHASCISVNHVVCHGIPGDKKLKDGDILNIDVTVIVDGWFGDTSRMYVAGKLPRKAERLIQVTHDALFKGIEMVKPGNTFGDIGHAIQAYVEAHRMSVVRDFCGHGLGRVFHAPPNVLHYGRPGTGAVLEEGMFFTIEPMVNLGRPETKTLSDDWTAVTRDKSLSAQFEHSVGVTADGVEIFTLSPGGKYHPTYSS from the coding sequence ATGAAAGAACATCGTGGCCGTCTGACCAAAGACGGTATCCGCATCTATGAACAGAGTGACTTTGCCGGCATGCATGCGGCAGGGGCGCTGGCTGCGCGGATATTGGATGACATTGCTGAACATGTTTTTGTCGGCCAGACCACCGGTGCGATTGACGGGCTGATCACTCAGATGGTCGAGGATGCAGGCGCGGAATCGGCAACCATTGGCTACAAGGGTTATCAGCACGCCAGCTGCATCAGCGTGAACCACGTGGTCTGTCACGGCATTCCGGGTGACAAAAAGCTGAAGGATGGCGACATTCTGAATATCGACGTGACCGTCATCGTTGATGGCTGGTTCGGTGATACGTCGCGCATGTATGTGGCGGGTAAATTGCCGCGCAAGGCCGAACGGCTGATTCAGGTGACCCACGACGCGCTGTTCAAGGGTATCGAGATGGTCAAGCCGGGCAATACCTTCGGCGATATCGGCCACGCCATTCAGGCCTATGTCGAGGCGCATCGGATGAGCGTTGTACGCGATTTCTGCGGCCACGGTCTGGGCAGGGTGTTCCACGCGCCACCAAATGTCCTGCACTATGGTCGTCCGGGTACCGGAGCTGTGTTGGAAGAGGGCATGTTCTTTACCATCGAGCCGATGGTCAATCTGGGGCGTCCTGAAACCAAGACACTGTCCGATGACTGGACTGCCGTGACCCGCGACAAATCGCTGTCGGCGCAGTTCGAGCATTCGGTCGGTGTGACCGCAGATGGGGTTGAGATTTTCACCTTGTCACCGGGCGGCAAATATCACCCGACCTATTCGTCCTGA
- a CDS encoding 4a-hydroxytetrahydrobiopterin dehydratase: MTELLSTETRGPLLDPLFRNGWTMVEDRDAITKTFIFDNFVAAFGWMTQVAIWAEKWNHHPEWSNVYRTVEVVLSTHDVGGLSAQDAKLARKMDSLLTVSA, from the coding sequence ATGACCGAACTTCTGTCAACCGAGACCCGCGGCCCGCTGCTGGACCCGCTGTTCAGAAATGGCTGGACCATGGTCGAAGACCGCGATGCGATCACCAAGACCTTCATCTTCGATAATTTTGTCGCCGCCTTTGGCTGGATGACGCAGGTGGCGATCTGGGCCGAGAAATGGAACCACCACCCCGAATGGTCGAATGTCTACCGCACGGTAGAGGTGGTCCTGTCGACCCATGATGTTGGCGGTCTGTCTGCACAAGACGCCAAGCTGGCGCGTAAGATGGACAGCCTGCTAACGGTCTCCGCGTGA
- a CDS encoding molybdopterin-binding protein, producing the protein MANPTAAMLVIGDEILSGRTRDANMHYLAGELTKHGIDLKEVRIVSDDAPAIEAAVRALSEAHDHVFTSGGIGPTHDDITADCIARAFGVHIDVRDDARTLLEAHYEKSGLELNDARLRMARIPEGAELIDNPVSTAPGFTINNVHVMAGVPLVFQAMVASVLPSLIGGSPLLSQTLRVDRGEGDIAATLAALAKDFGDLSIGCYPFQTNGVFGANVVVRGTEGGRIDAAMTRLAKEIEL; encoded by the coding sequence ATGGCCAATCCAACCGCTGCAATGTTGGTGATCGGGGATGAGATCCTTTCGGGCCGCACCCGCGATGCCAATATGCATTATCTGGCTGGAGAGCTGACCAAACACGGCATTGACCTGAAAGAGGTGCGCATTGTCAGCGATGATGCACCCGCGATTGAGGCAGCCGTAAGGGCGCTATCAGAGGCCCATGACCATGTGTTTACCAGTGGTGGTATTGGTCCGACCCATGACGACATCACCGCCGATTGCATCGCCCGTGCCTTTGGTGTGCATATCGATGTTCGCGACGACGCGCGTACATTGCTTGAGGCGCATTACGAGAAATCCGGGCTGGAGCTGAACGACGCTCGCCTGCGCATGGCGCGTATTCCGGAAGGGGCCGAATTGATCGACAACCCGGTCTCGACCGCGCCCGGCTTTACCATCAACAACGTCCATGTCATGGCCGGGGTGCCTTTGGTTTTTCAGGCCATGGTTGCAAGTGTTCTGCCTTCGCTCATCGGAGGTAGCCCGCTTTTGTCGCAGACGCTGCGTGTGGATCGGGGTGAAGGCGATATTGCAGCAACTTTGGCTGCACTGGCCAAAGACTTCGGCGATCTTTCGATCGGCTGTTATCCGTTTCAGACGAATGGCGTCTTCGGAGCCAACGTCGTCGTGCGCGGCACCGAGGGTGGACGGATCGATGCCGCCATGACCCGCCTTGCGAAAGAGATCGAGCTTTGA
- a CDS encoding NAD(P)/FAD-dependent oxidoreductase has product MSHIVVIGAGQAGASLVARLRKDGFEGDITLIGAEPHLPYQRPPLSKAYLLGEMELERLFLRPESFYAENNITLRLGQRVTAIDPKAKTVTLGDEVITYDELALTTGSDPRRLPAAIGGDLEGVHVVRDLAHIDEMEPRVSDGARALIVGGGYIGLEAAAVCAKRGVRVTLVEMADRILQRVAAKETSDYFRTLHTEYGADIREGVGLDRLVGENGKVKGAILTDGTELEVDFVVVGVGIAPSIQLAEIAGLELDNGIKTDAHGRTSDPSIWAAGDCASFPHGEGRIRLESVPNAIDQAEIVAQNMLGAAKDYTATPWFWSDQYDVKLQIAGLNTGYDRVVTRKGEGATVSFWYYKGDQLIAVDAMNDPRAYMVGKRLIDAGKTADPAVVADPEADLKPLLKA; this is encoded by the coding sequence ATGAGCCATATTGTCGTGATCGGGGCAGGGCAGGCCGGTGCTTCTTTGGTAGCACGGCTGCGCAAGGACGGGTTCGAAGGTGACATCACCCTGATCGGAGCCGAGCCGCATTTGCCCTACCAACGCCCGCCCTTGTCCAAGGCTTACCTGTTGGGCGAGATGGAACTGGAGCGCCTGTTCTTGCGGCCCGAGAGCTTCTATGCCGAAAACAATATCACCCTACGGTTGGGTCAACGTGTGACGGCGATTGATCCAAAGGCCAAGACGGTGACCCTCGGCGATGAGGTGATCACCTATGATGAACTGGCGCTGACCACTGGGTCCGACCCACGCCGCCTGCCCGCAGCGATCGGGGGCGATCTTGAGGGTGTCCATGTGGTGCGAGATCTCGCCCATATCGACGAGATGGAACCTCGGGTATCGGATGGCGCCCGCGCGCTGATCGTTGGTGGCGGCTATATCGGGCTTGAAGCCGCCGCCGTTTGTGCCAAGCGCGGGGTCAGGGTGACCTTGGTCGAGATGGCCGACCGCATCCTTCAGCGTGTTGCGGCGAAAGAGACAAGCGACTACTTTCGCACGCTGCACACCGAATACGGGGCCGACATTCGTGAGGGCGTCGGGTTGGATCGTCTGGTTGGTGAAAACGGCAAAGTGAAGGGTGCTATTCTGACCGACGGCACCGAGCTTGAGGTGGATTTCGTCGTGGTTGGCGTCGGCATCGCGCCGTCGATTCAATTGGCTGAAATAGCCGGGTTAGAGCTGGATAACGGCATCAAGACCGACGCCCATGGCCGCACCTCTGATCCGTCGATCTGGGCGGCGGGCGATTGCGCGTCGTTCCCGCATGGCGAAGGCCGTATCCGCCTGGAAAGCGTGCCGAACGCCATTGATCAGGCCGAGATCGTGGCCCAGAACATGTTGGGCGCGGCTAAGGATTACACTGCAACGCCATGGTTCTGGTCCGATCAGTATGACGTCAAGCTGCAGATCGCCGGGCTGAATACCGGCTATGACCGTGTGGTGACTCGCAAGGGTGAGGGCGCGACGGTGTCTTTCTGGTACTACAAGGGAGATCAGCTGATCGCGGTCGACGCGATGAATGACCCGCGCGCCTATATGGTTGGCAAACGCCTGATTGATGCCGGCAAGACCGCTGATCCGGCTGTTGTTGCCGACCCAGAAGCGGACCTGAAACCGCTGCTCAAAGCGTGA
- the sfsA gene encoding DNA/RNA nuclease SfsA, whose protein sequence is MRFETPLVPARLIRRYKRFLADCRLEDGREVTAHCANPGSMMGLAEPGEKIWLEPNDDPKKKLKYGWRLVDHENGHFTGVDTSVPNKALRLALEAREIPELAAYETVRPEVKYGENSRIDFLLTGPGLPDAYVEVKSVTLSRQAGLAEFPDSVTARGTKHLGELAKMAVQGHRAIMLYLVQRTDCDRFALADDIDPAYAAAFEAAIGVERFVVGTRITPEGVWVEPARQWGTG, encoded by the coding sequence ATGCGATTTGAAACCCCCCTTGTCCCCGCTCGACTGATCCGCCGCTACAAACGCTTTCTGGCAGACTGCAGGCTGGAAGACGGGCGCGAGGTGACAGCCCATTGCGCCAATCCGGGCTCAATGATGGGGCTGGCAGAACCGGGTGAGAAAATCTGGCTGGAGCCCAACGACGATCCGAAGAAAAAGCTGAAATACGGCTGGCGGCTGGTCGATCATGAGAACGGGCATTTCACAGGGGTCGACACATCAGTCCCCAACAAGGCGCTTCGGTTGGCGCTCGAGGCGCGTGAAATCCCCGAGCTGGCCGCCTATGAAACCGTGCGCCCCGAGGTCAAATACGGTGAAAACAGCCGTATCGATTTCCTGCTGACTGGGCCGGGCCTACCCGATGCTTACGTCGAGGTCAAAAGCGTCACCCTCTCTCGCCAAGCGGGCCTCGCTGAGTTTCCCGACAGCGTCACCGCACGCGGCACCAAACATTTGGGCGAACTGGCAAAGATGGCCGTACAGGGCCACCGGGCGATCATGCTTTATTTGGTGCAAAGGACCGATTGCGATCGGTTTGCACTGGCCGATGATATTGACCCAGCCTATGCGGCGGCGTTTGAGGCGGCGATAGGGGTTGAACGCTTTGTCGTTGGAACTCGGATCACGCCCGAAGGCGTCTGGGTTGAGCCCGCTCGGCAATGGGGCACGGGCTAG